The Magnolia sinica isolate HGM2019 chromosome 9, MsV1, whole genome shotgun sequence genome contains a region encoding:
- the LOC131255523 gene encoding uncharacterized protein LOC131255523, whose protein sequence is MFILTHTCKDGKPMDEASSVVMTKLNEEISQQPGASQSSTARDDLLSQVMGEDKYGRVCTYGLGPSLSDLWGATSSQQRMASIDQRRDERYEELHADIVSLKENIATLSSSREAEMSTLKETMVEISSARDAKISSLKETLMKLIATMNNANNNPPTVFGVAASSNMNQPSSSSSHWVNSRKHSTNKGKTTSCTSAGDVTRVLLTSIVKPRVTITKGIVLSKDPLTKVGGHELGIGFWEVLIHVAIVQEEVLIRPYGRYKTIGDAIGMSIVWPSIMCKV, encoded by the exons ATGTTTATCTTGACTCATACATGCAAAGATGGAAAGCCTATGGATGAGGCCTCATCAGTAGTAATG ACAAAACTCAATGAAGAAATATCTCAGCAACCCGGGGCCTCACAGAGTAGCACTGCAAGGGATGATCTATTATCTCAAGTCATGGGAGAAGACAAGTATGGTCGTGTCTGCACTTATGGGTTAGGACCATCTCTATCTGATTTGTGGGGGGCAACATCCAGCCAACAAAGGATGGCTTCCATTGATCAAAGGAGAGATGAAAGATATGAGGAACTACATGCTGATATAGTCTCTCTTAAAGAAAATATAGCTACACTCTCATCCTCAAGAGAAGCTGAAATGTCAACCCTTAAAGAAACTATGGTTGAAATCTCATCCGCAAGAGATGCTAAAATTTCTTCCTTAAAAGAAACTCTGATGAAATTGATAGCCACTATGAATAATGCAAACAATAACCCACCCACAGTATTCGGTGTTGCAGCTAGTTCTAACATGAACCAACCGTCCTCATCATCAAGCCATTGGGTGAACTCTCGg AAACACTCGACGAATAAGGGGAAGACCACGAGTTGCACTAGTGCTGGG GATGTGACTAGAGTTCTTCTTACAAGTATTGTCAAACCCAGGGTTACTATTACTAAAGGAATTGTTTTGAGCAAGGATCCGCTCACAAAAGTAGGGGGGCACGAACTTGGAATTGGTTTTTGGGAAGTATTAATTCATGTGGCAATAGTACAGGAGGAGGTTTTGATAAGACCCTATGGACGATATAAAACAATTGGGGATGCTATTGGAATGAGTATTGTTTGGCCCTCTATTATGTGTAAG GTTTAA
- the LOC131255027 gene encoding cheilanthifoline synthase-like, with protein sequence MLPYMFKYISANWTTLSTSDHGPYWQSLRKGVQGFAMNPSSISSQTLSQEKEAIAMTQKIQEQAAVNGGIVHPIDNIRHNTIRVVGRLCFGPDFNNETFVVGIDPFIYDIINIAALARFADAFPFTRYIPGLRGPFRKVAEIRDGIVSLVEPEITRYQSSKSPCTTCYLHFLLSNGYTMETIIFILFEMFVLSVDSTSTATTWALAFLIRNSEIQHKLFKEVSGGDEKRERVTVDQVSKMPYLQAVVSEVFRMKPIAPLAIPHKTVNDTTLTGLKIDKGTAVIINIYAVLRDPKVWDEPERFMPERFLNENALSDRMAMERSFIPFGAGRRICVGMDLGKLQVGLTLANLINSFEWLAADGDGPDMTDDFTIILRMKEPLVARIKARTNLGASLF encoded by the coding sequence ATGCTCCCTTACATGTTTAAATACATCTCTGCCAACTGGACGACGCTTTCCACATCCGACCATGGCCCATACTGGCAATCCCTTCGTAAAGGTGTCCAGGGCTTTGCTATGAATCCATCATCCATCTCCAGCCAAACTCTCTCTCAAGAAAAAGAAGCCATTGCCATGACACAAAAAATCCAAGAACAAGCTGCTGTCAATGGCGGAATCGTCCACCCTATCGACAACATTCGACATAACACAATACGAGTAGTAGGCCGCCTTTGTTTCGGCCCTGATTTCAACAACGAAACATTTGTTGTTGGCATAGACCCTTTTAtctatgatatcatcaacatagccGCTCTCGCCCGTTTTGCCGATGCCTTCCCCTTCACTCGCTACATCCCGGGCCTGCGGGGTCCATTCAGAAAAGTAGCTGAAATTCGTGATGGTATTGTGTCGTTGGTAGAACCAGAAATCACTCGCTACCAATCATCAAAAtctccatgcaccacttgctaCTTGCACTTCCTCCTCTCGAATGGCTACACTATGGAAACTATCATCTTCATCCTATTCGAGATGTTCGTGCTCTCCGTTGACAGCACATCGACTGCGACCACTTGGGCTCTAGCGTTCCTTATACGAAACTCCGAAATCCAACATAAGCTATTTAAAGAAGTAAGCGGAGGAgacgaaaagagagagagggtgaccGTAGATCAAGTGAGTAAGATGCCATATCTTCAAGCTGTAGTGAGCGAAGTGTTTCGGATGAAGCCGATCGCCCCGCTCGCCATCCCCCATAAGACGGTAAATGATACCACACTGACGGGTTTGAAGATCGACAAGGGTACTGCTGTTATAATAAATATCTATGCTGTCCTTCGCGATCCAAAGGTCTGGGATGAACCGGAGAGGTTCATGCCGGAGCGGTTCTTGAATGAAAATGCACTTAGTGATCGCATGGCCATGGAACGGTCTTTTATTCCGTTTGGGGCAGGGAGGCGAATTTGTGTAGGGATGGATCTGGGCAagcttcaggtgggcctcaccctggCCAATCTGATTAACAGTTTTGAATGGCTTGCAGCTGATGGGGATGGCCCGGACATGACCGACGATTTTACTATTATTCTTAGGATGAAAGAGCCTCTCGTTGCACGTATCAAGGCTCGTACTAACCTTGGAGCCAGCCTCTTTTGA